In Anthonomus grandis grandis chromosome 24, icAntGran1.3, whole genome shotgun sequence, a single genomic region encodes these proteins:
- the LOC126749343 gene encoding uncharacterized protein LOC126749343 — protein sequence MHSYEVPSTKAGALCGETSYVVRGRMTSLCVRLTLCGDGQTRFVFFLLITIKMEQFIETVRLNPCLWKVDEKNYKSQDARDIVWEEVSKKCNITDGKEAKRVWKKLRDSFRDALKRQNECKSGDAAPAVKRLWVYQKQMEFLIPYMTNRKRCSNVADTQSSNENTMETWPHEEIQTQNEQSHSDFEHTVVTDEETQISSRETQEKNPEFIEPVKKKKSQWQKNVVSIMKQQAEKREARAAERDAQRKEFEQKLRSNDPLKEFFNSRYLTTAAMPPHLQVSIKRKIFDAVTEAELMNRHKQLSTFSNCVFKRYGSKYYRCE from the exons ATGCATTCTTATGAAGTACCGTCCACTAAAGCTGGGGCGCTGTGCGGCGAGACAAGCTATGTCGTGCGGGGCCGCATGACTTCGCTTTGTGTTCGATTGACGCTGTGCGGAGACGGGCAAActcgttttgttttttttttattaattacgaTAAAAATGGAACAATTCATTGAAACTGTGAGATTAAATCCTTGCCTATGGAAAGTAGATGAAAAGAACTATAAAAGTCAAGACGCACGTGATATTGTCTGGGAAGAAGTCTCAAAAAAGTGCAATATAACAGACg gaaaagagGCTAAACGGGTATGGAAAAAGTTAAGGGATTCTTTCAGGGACGCtttaaaaaggcaaaatgaATGTAAAAGTGGGGACGCAGCACCTGCGGTAAAACGGTTGTGGGTATACCAAAAACAAATGGAATTTTTGATTCCATATATGACCAACCGAAAAAGATGTTCCAACGTAGCTGACACGCAATCATCAAACGAAAATACAATGGAAACATGGCCACATGAAGAAATACAAACTCAAAACGAACAATCACACAGTGACTTTGAACACACGGTAGTGACTGACGAAGAAACTCAAATAAGTAGTAGAGAAACCCAAGAGAAAAATCCTGAGTTTATAGAGCCtgttaagaagaaaaaaagtcaatggCAAAAAAACGTTGTATCGATAATGAAACAACAAGCTGAAAAAAGGGAGGCTAGGGCTGCTGAGCGAGACGCTCAAAGAAAagaatttgaacaaaaattgcGGTCGAATGATCCTCTTAAGGAATTTTTCAACAGTAGGTATTTAACAACAGCTGCTATGCCTCCACATTTACAAGTTTCCATTAAGCGAAAAATATTTGATGCTGTTACTGAGGCGGAACTGA TGAATAGGCATAAGCAGCTTAGCACTTTTAGCAACTGCGTTTTTAAGCGTTATGgatcaaaatattatagatGTGAATAA